The genomic segment acgtaaatgtaaatgtaaaacggatggcactgtgatagactgcatccaatttattgagtagggtattggaggctattttgtaaatgacatcgccgaagtcgaggatcggtaggatggtcagttttacgatggtatgtttggcagcatgagtgaaagatgctttgttgcgaaataggaagccaattctagatttaactttggattggagatgtttgatgtgagtctggaaggagagtttacagtctaaccagacacctaggtactgTTCAGAACGAAACGATTGGAAAATGATTTGGATTCCAACCCTTGGTGTAAACGGAAGAAGGAcgcaaaacatttcttaaacggaagcaaatggaacgaaTTGGGGAGGGACctatctgaatttgtccaatacaaACTCTAGTTTTAGTTGCAACTGTTTGGCTATGATTACACCTTTGTTGTCACTGAAATATACTGTCTTCTGCAACTATATTAAAACAGTGgacagtaagtgtatatttagcatttgtgatttttttgtttgttgatgtgatatgaaagtaaaggGCTTTTATGTTTCTAAAACCGTAGGCCAATTGAGAATcgatttacagtgggggaaaaaagtatttgatcccctgctgattttgtacgtttgcccacttacaaataaatgatcagtctataattttaatggtaggtttatttgaacagtgagagacagaataacaaaaaaaaaagaaaaacgcatgtcaaaaatgttataaaatgattagcattttaatgggggaaataagtatttgacccctctgcaaaacatgacttagtacttggtggcaaaacccttgttggcaatcacagaggtcagacgtttcttgtagttggccaccaggtttgcacacatctcaggagggattttgtcccaatcctctttgcagatcttctccaagtcattaaagttttgaggctgacgtttggcaactcgaaccttcagctccctccacagattttctatgggattaagatctggagactggctaggccactccaggaccttaatgtgcttcttcttgagccactcctttgttgccttggccatgtgttttgggtcattgtcatgctggaatacccatccatgacccattttcaatgccctggctgagggaaggatgttctcacccaagattagatggtacatggccccgtccatcgtccctttgatgcggtgaagttgtcctgtccccttagcagaaaaacacccccaaagcataatgtttccacctccatgtttgacggtggagatggtgttcttggagtcctaggcagcattcctcctccaaacacggcgggttgagttgatgccaaagagctccattttggtctcatctgaccacaacactttcaccagttgtcctctgaatcattcagatgttcattggcaaacttcagacgggcatgtatatgtattcttgagcagggggaccttgcgggcactgcaggatttcagtccttcacggcgtagtgtgttaccaattgttttcttgttgactatggtcccagctgccttgagatcattgacaagatcctccagtgtagttctgggctgattcctcaccgttctcatgatcattgcaaccccacgagctgagatcttgcatggagccccaggccgagggatattgacagttcttttgtgtttcttccatttgcgaataatcgcaccaaatgttgtcaccttctcaccaagctgcttggcgatggtcttgtagcccattccagccttgtgtaggtctacaatcttgtccctgacatccttggagagctctttggtcttggccatggtggagagtttggaatctgattgattgattgcttctgtggacaggtgtcttttttacagggaacaaactgagattaggagcaatccctttaagagtgtgctcctaatctcagctcgttacctgtataaaagacacctgggagccagaaatctttctgattgagagggggtcaaatacttatttccctcattaaaatgcaaatcaatttataacatttttgacatgcgtttttctggatatttttgttgttattctgtctctcattgttcaaataaacctaccattaaaattataggctgatcctttctttatcagtgggcaaacgtacaaaatcggcaggggatcaaatacttttttcccccactgtaagttTAGATGgtgtatttggctgttttggctgccAGAGACAATTTGCCTTTAAATAGAACATGTACTGTAAGGTAGTCTATTATTGGGCTACTTGTCAGTATTCCCCAAATGTAGATTCATATCAAACGGCTCCATGTGCGATTCTCACAGACCTAGCATAACTATACAACTTATAACAGTGATTCTGATAAGTCTATATCGGTCAAGCATATCAATATGCAATGCAGTCTAAAAAATAAATATGATCATCATATAAGTCGTTTTTCAGCAGGTGTGGTTTgtgaagatggagggagagcatCCTCATGAGGAGAAGCAGACTGAAACTGCTTGCTGTGCATCCCAATGTCCcaaagatggagaggagaggcagggacaAGGGGCTATGTTATGGTCCATCCAGGAGGCAGTGGAGAGGCAGACCATGCAGATAGGAACGTCCGCCTGTGGGGCAACGGCCGTAGTGGACGTCCTACAGGCCCTCGGCATCGTTGTGGCACCCGAGACGGCTGACCGGTGTGTGCGGACGTGCCTGAGGAGGAACGAGGCGCCGCTGCCTGATTACCTGTTCTCCCGGAGCGAGGCTGGTACTGACCATTGACCGCTTACTGTCCTTGTTCTATTTAGCTAACAACCGTGCACTGTTTTCACATTAATCAACTGACCGCAATCTAACAATTTATGACAAGAATCTTTGGCCCCAACCCTGATTTGACTTAACACAACAGCCAACCACAACACTCATCCAGCAGTCTACTCTGACCACAACCCTTAGAACTTCCTCATTATACCATAATTTCTCTAACTGGACCACAGGCCCTCAACCATGACCACCAAATGCTCTgttaactgtgtttgtgtgtatatgtgcgtgcatgcgtgtttgtgtgttgtatgtTGTATGTCTGTGATacaccctcctctctgtctcttcccctctcccaggCGCCACACACGCACAGCTGATAGCTGGGGCGGAGCAGGCTAGTGGTGGGCGCGTGCTGGGTCGCCACTTCCCCCTCCACCCTCGCCGGCGGGTGAGGCTGGTACCCTGGCTGGCACAGTGGATCCAGAAAGGGGCAGTTCCCGTGGCCACCATGAACATGCAGCTGGCAGtgccagagggagaggaggttccCGACGCATGGCACCACCAACTCATCTTTGGGGTCGGACCCGACACTGTCTATATGACCAATCCCCTGGATGTGGgtaagtcgtgtgtgtgtgtaagtgtgagaGAGTATACCCTGTGTGTGACTTCATGCATTCTATGTCCCAGTGAGTGAGCGGGAGGTGCATCAGCGACTCTGCAGTGAATCTGTGTTGCTGATACGTCGAGAGGATGTGCTGCTGAGATTGACAGCTGACGCCCCTCTGTCTAGCCTATCGGACGACCAGTCTGACCCACGCTGGAAAGCCCTGGAtgtggagggtgagagagaaattTCACCGCTCTCTGTTACTCTGGTCAtgttcccctgctcagatgttgcatgcatcaaccaatggttgtgtgccacGTAATCGACTGTGTtatgtaaaatacctatccagccACTTTAAGATCTGGCATGCGTCAGCAACGCCTGGGCAGAGGAAGGCgccctatgtctgtctctctctcacgctctctcactctttgtctcagaataacacacaaacaatttagTTCTGCCAAAGCAGGATGTcaattacgtgtgtgtgtgtgtgtgtgtgcacacctgTGCGTTTGTGTGCGTGTGGTCCTTTACTCCCTTAGGTCAATTGAGGCAGATGATTCGTGAGGAAGACCATGATGATGAAGATCAGTTTAGGATGAGCCATGTCATGATCCCCGCAGCGTACAGTTCAGGTGTGACAGTCTTCGCCCTCAGAGATTCAGACCAAGGACAGGAGCTTCTCCACGCCCCTGAACTCCCTTTGCTTTGATATGGCTGGACAGTGGACACATCATTACCAAAGATCTTGCGGTGATTGGACAATGCATCTTTGACCTTCCCACTATTGTTACATTTATTCGGTGAGGGGAAATGTTCAGAAACTGGTGATAGAAATGTCATTAATAGAGCTGACATGGTTCCTTATTCTACAGGTAAGAGAGGCTTGGCTGTTCTACATaatatatttctatctgaacatcCCACAATGTTGCACCCTGCTGAATGTGCCCCAGGCGTATTCAGTGAGGTGAAACACTCAAAAACTGATATAAACTATAGAATTGATAGAGCTGACTCAATTTCCTATTCAGACAACTCATGATTCTGATATGTCTATCTATAATATTGGCCAGTCATGTtgtacacaatacatttttatctGAACGTTCAGTAACGTCACTCCGACCTGAACGAGGCCCTGCTGCTGTACAGTAGGATATCCGTCCCTGACAGTAATACCTTGTTTGAACAC from the Salmo salar chromosome ssa17, Ssal_v3.1, whole genome shotgun sequence genome contains:
- the LOC106575121 gene encoding uncharacterized protein; this encodes MEGEHPHEEKQTETACCASQCPKDGEERQGQGAMLWSIQEAVERQTMQIGTSACGATAVVDVLQALGIVVAPETADRCVRTCLRRNEAPLPDYLFSRSEAGATHAQLIAGAEQASGGRVLGRHFPLHPRRRVRLVPWLAQWIQKGAVPVATMNMQLAVPEGEEVPDAWHHQLIFGVGPDTVYMTNPLDVVSEREVHQRLCSESVLLIRREDVLLRLTADAPLSSLSDDQSDPRWKALDVEGQLRQMIREEDHDDEDQFRMSHVMIPAAYSSGVTVFALRDSDQGQELLHAPELPLL